Part of the Halorhabdus utahensis DSM 12940 genome, ATACACGGTCGCGGTTCACCAAGAACCTTCTGTTGCCTCCTTGGGCCCACGCCAGGACGAACGTGGCGACGTCCGCCGAATCGCGTGTGAGTTTGTGACAGACAAACGCGCTGGATGGGAAACAGAACACACAGGTGGGACAGCCCCAGACGGGCAAGCAGTGTACGAGCGACAGGTGATGGCGTCTCGATGAATCCGCTCGCGTCGATCGGCCGGGAGGCAAAGGCACTCTGGAGTGAGGGGAGAGGCCCCTCGCTCGGAGCCATCGCAGGCACGTGGGGGTTGTTGCTGGGGACGCGGATGATCTATCCCGTCCTCCTGCCGGCCCTCCGGGACGACTTCGGCCTCTCGCTTTCGGTCGCCGGGTTGCTGGTGACGATCCTCTGGCTGGGCTCCGCACTCGGGCAACTCCCCAGTGGAATACTCGCTGACCGGTTCAGCGAGCGAAGCGTAATGGCGACCGGAACGCTGGTGGCCGCGCTGGGCGTCACGTTGGTCGTGGCCGCCCCGACGGCCGCTGTCCTGTTCGCCGCCACGGCGCTCGTCGGCGTCGGGCAGTCGCTGTACCCGATCGCGCGGATCACGATCCTCACCGACATGTACCCAGATCGGATCGGCAGCGCCCTCGGCGTGACGATGGCGACGGGCGACCTCGGGCAGACAATCGTGCCCCCGATCGCCGGCACGCTGGCCGCCGCGATCGCCTGGCAGGCCGGCTTCGGCATGATGGTTCCCGGGCTCCTCGTCGGATCGCTCGCACTGATGTTGGTCCTCCCCAGCCAGACTGGCTCGACGGACACCGGCGGGACATCCGACGACAACAGGCTGGGGGAACTGATCAGCGATCTGCGGGAGGGAGATGTCCTCTTTCTGGCGTTTATCCTGTTTCTGTACGTCCTCGTCTGGCAATCGTTCACGGGGTTCTATCCGACGTACCTCACCGAGGAAAAGCCCGTCTCCAAGCCGACTGCCAGCCTGCTGTTCAGCCTGTTTTTTGCCTTCGGCGTCGTGATCAAGCCGGCCGCGGGTGCCGCCTACGACCGGATCGGGCCCCGACGCTCGCTGGTCGCAGTGCTGTCCGGTCCAGTGGTCGGACTCGGCCTGCTCCCGTTCGTCGACAGTCTCCCGGCACTCGTCGTGATCACGGCCCTCGTGAGCACGATGCTCGGGTCGGGTGCCATCACGCAGTCGTTCCTCTCGGAAGCATTTTCTGACGAAGCCCGTGGCACCGGGCTGGGCATCGTTCGGACCTCAGCGGCGACGCTCGGTGCCGCGGGGCCCGTCCTGTTCGGCGTGATCGCCGAACGGGGCTACTTCGACGAGGGCTACTTCCTGCTTGCCGGGCTGATGGCGGTCATCGTGGTGCTCACGCTCGTGTTCTTCGAGGAGTGATAGCGCTGCCGAAGACGCCTAACCCGGCGCGTCGTCAACTCGGCGACTCACGTCCGATCGTGGTGAACGCCTCGAAGTCGACCCCCTCGATATCCGGCGTCGAGTCGTAGGGCCGCCCGACGATGATGTTCCCCGCAGTCTGTGAGCCGATTCCCGGTAGCGCCTGGAGTTCGTCCATCGACGCCGCGTTGAGATCGAGTGGGTGGGGCACCCCCGTGACGGATCGATACCCGTGGTCGGTGATCGCCACGTCGATCGTCTTCCCGAGCGGGCGTTCGCCCGGAATGCCAACGAGCAGGGGGTACGTCCCCAGCTGTCGGCCGAAGGTCTTGCCGTCCTGGTGGTATTCGAGATGCACGTCTTCGAGGATCGTTCCCGGCGGGGCGACGCGCTGGAGCATCGGGTTGTCGATCGTCTCGCGGACCTCACGCTTGTACGCCTGGAACTGGCGCTTGTGATCCTGGGCGATCTCGGCACCCGTCTCGTCCATCTCCGTGCCGGGGAAGGCCATGACCTGGCGAATGTTCACCCGCCGGATCATGAGTCCCTCGTCGAGAATTCGCTGGAGGAACCGCTTGTTGTGTTCGAACGTCTCGGCCGTCTCGCCTTTCAACCCGTGAACGAAGTTGATCCCGGGGAGGAGCTTCGGCAAGCCGCGGGCGGCGTCGTCGCCGAAGGTTGGGGCGTTGTCCCTGTCTCCGCCGGGCTCGCGGCTATCGCCGCTCGCTCGTCCGGAGCCCGTCGCTTCACTTCGGGCTCCCGGGCGGAACCCCCCTTCCTCGTTGACGATCCGGACCGCTTCCAGCGCCTCGTCGGCGGTGACGTTGAGATTGTTGTCGCTCTGAACCGCGGGGTCGGCCGATTCCACTCCGAAGGCCGCGGTGTCGCCCGGTGTGTTGTGCTCGGCGATGATCCGGATGCCCTCGCGAGCCTTCTCGGGCCACTTCACGACCGTGATCGGGTTCATGTTGTCAAGGTGGAGCGTCTCCAGACCAGGCGCGACTTTCCGGATGCCACGATAGAGTTCTCGGAGCGCGTCGGGGTTCGGGGCCTCGCCGTCGCCGCCGTAGGCGAGAATGTCGGCCTGTCGACCCAGCCGGAAGTTGGTGACGCCATGGTCGGACAGTGCGTCGACCTCACTCACGACGGCGTCGGGTTCCCGGAAGGAAGCGTCGCCGTACAGCGGCTCCGTGCAGAACGAACACCGGTAGGCACACCCCCGCCCGGTCTCGATCTCGCAGATGAGATAGTCGGGATGGTTGGGGTGCTGTTCGACGATGAACGCCCCCTCCCGCGCCCAGCGCGACGACTCGTCCATCGTCCGGTAACGGGGGTCGAACCCCTCCAGGCCGTTTTCGACGAGGTCGAAGACGGCGGCCTCGATATCCGCACCGGCCAGAAAGTCAAAGTCCAGATCGTCGCGTTCGGGTTCGCTCGCCCCCTCGTTTTCGTCGCCGACGCCGAACCGGACCGGCCCACCCATGAGGCTCGTCCCGTCGGCCGTCCAGGCGATCCGCCGAACTTCGTCGGGTTCGGCCGGCGTCCCGCCGACGTAGTTGCCGGGGACGGTCATCCCGCCGACGTAGACCGTCAGATCGGCTTCCTCGACTGCCTGCCAACGGCGGTTCTCCTCCCGGAGCCCGTCGATGGTGTGATAGGTGATCGATTCGTGGGGAACGCCCGCATCGACCAGCGCGCCGGCGACGTATCGGGGATAGGTGGAGATGTACGGCGGCACGCCGAAGTGTGCCGGTTCGTCGACGTAGCCGTCGACGATCGTGACGGTGAGATCCGCTGGGTCGGTCATCGCTTTCAGGTAACCGCCCGAGGCGTAAAACCGTGTCTTCACGAGGCGTGTGGGCCAGCAGCGTCAAGCCAGGGTGAGAGACAAGCCCCGGGGCCGCACAGGTCTGTGGCAGGGCGACGCACTCTTCGAGCACGACCGAAATTATTTTATAAACGCTTTTCGTGGGTCGGCAGAACCATTCACACATGAGTGACGAACGGCGACAGCGGGAGCCAATACTGGCGCTGGTCGGGTACTGGCTGATACCCACTGTGCTGCTGGGCGTCGGTCTCTGGGGTGGCGGGATCAGACCGGCCATCCTCGACCTGTCGGGGTTGTCGATCGGTCCGGCGGCGAGCATCGGGATACTCGGAATCATGGCAGGCGGGGTGTTTTCGTTGGTCCCGTCGCCTGAACCCGCGTCCGAAGGCCGGACACCTATCGAAGACGAAGAAGCGACACCCGAAGAGATGGACGGAGCGACCGGTTCACGCTGGTTGGCGATGGGGATGATCGTCGTGACCGTCATCGCGTTGCTCGCTGGCGCGATCGCTTCGGCCACTGGTGCGTTCAACACCTACGCGGTACTATTCTGGATCTGTGTTCCGTACGGGGTCGGTATCGTATCGTTGTACGAGCACTTGTGGGCCCGGTGATCAAGGGGCGATCGGAGCCCGCAGTGATGTCGCGTCCCCGGCGGATTGTGACGGCGCGAATACGCCTTTCGATGAGGCGAGTGGTATCGGCCAGGGCGGTCTCTCTGACCGCCGGTGTTTTCTGTCGGCTCACCGCGGGCACAACGGCTAAGGAGACGCCGGCCTAACGGGGGCATACATGAACCAACTCCGCGAGTTCACCGAAGAGATCGGTGAGACCGTCATCGAAAGCGTGGGCCGGGCCGTCAGCAAAGCCCAGGAACGGACGCCGCTTCTGGTCGACCTGCTGGAAAGCGACGACGCCTATCTCGCGGTCTTCGACGCCCCGGACGCGACAACCAGCGACGTCCAGGTGCAGTTGTCGGGCCGGACGGTCGAAGTCAGACTCGACCGATTCCGCGAGCCACGGGAGGGCTTCGAGATGCGGTTCCCCGGCCGGGGATTGACGCTCGACGGCCACGTGACGCTGCCGCCCGACGCGGCGATCGACGGCGAGGGTGCGACGGCGACACTACAGGAGAACGGCACACTCCAGGTCCGGATCCCGAAACGCGACGGCGGGACGACCGTTGCGGTCACCGACGAAAACGAGCACGACGAGCCCGAAGCGCCAACCAGCGAAATCGAAACCGATTCCGAAAACGGTGGCGACAGTGAGAGCGAAGGCGATGGTGACGGCGAAGGCGATGGTGACAGCGAAGGCGATAGTGGCAGTGAGAGCGAAGACGGTGGCGACAGTGACGGAGATGGTGACGCCGAAACCGAAGCGTAGTGAGCACGCCTCGACACAGCGGCCGATAACCGTCACCCAGAATCACGCCGGCGGGTTTGTCTCGGGCTGACAATCGAGCGTCCGTGGGACACGCCACTCGGTCGAGAGTTCGAGGAGTTGGGTCAGAATCCGTGCTGTCGCTCCCCAGACTGTGTAGTCCCCGACGTGGAAGTAATGGAGCTGGACGGAGCCGTGGTCCGGATGGTCGCGACACTCCGTCTCGTAGTTCGCTGGATCGGTCAAGGCATCGACCGATAGAACGGCAATCTCCGCGACTTCGCCGTCGTTCGGTTCATACGACCGATCGGGAACGTGCCCCACGAACGGCCGGATCGAATACTCGCTGACAGTCCTGATGTCGTCGAGTCGGCCGACGATCGTCGCCTCCGACGGCTCGAGGCCGACCTCCTCGCGGGCCTCCCGCAACGCCGTCTCCGAGAGGTCGGCGTCGACCGGCTCGGAGCCCCCACCCGGAAAGCTCATCTGTCCGGGATGGTCCTCCAGATGATCGGCCCGCCGGGTGAACAACAGGTGCGTCCCGGCGGGCCTCTCGACGATCCCGACGAGCACCGCGGCTTCACGCGGAGCCGTCACGCTCGCGGGGTCGTGGGCGGCGACGGGACCGAGATCCATACTGAAACGAACGACGCCCTGACTCTTAATTCGATCGACGGTCAATCATGGTTGTTTCCTTCGAGGGCATCATCGAGTCGATCGCGGGTCTCGGCGAGGTCGACAGGTGCCCAGGCTTCGAGTTCGTAACTCACGTCCAGCAGGGTTTCGATGCGGTCGTGATCGTTCGATGCGACGGCCTGGCTGGCGTCACTTCTGAACCGCTTTTCCGCAGCCGTGCCACGCCGTTCGGGATCGATCGATCGCTCGGGCACGTCCAGAATGTGCGGGAGGTCGCGAGCCCCCTCCGGCAGCGTGGGAAACGCGACGGGGCCGGCCACGAGCAGCGGCGGGTCGCCGGGGAGTCTAAGTAGGTGATACGACTCGATGGCGGACTCGACGGCAGGTTCGAACTCGGCGGGGGGCCGATCCGCACCGCGCTTGAACGCGAGTTCCGCGAGGGCCGCTCGAAGCGTCGCCGGGGGCAGTGCCCCGAAGAGGTCGACGACGCCGGCCAGGTCGTCCGCGGACAGATCCATATCGGAGGATGTGGTCCCCACCACTTAGCTCGACGGGTGAGCCAGGAGCCGGATCACGTTCGGTGTTCCGCAAGTGATTCAGTGGCGAGCGTCGCGATCTGTGCTGGATCGAGACTCGTCCGGGCCCAGGCCGGCAGCCGGTCGTCCTCGCCCGGCGGCTCGATCGACCTCGCATATTCGTCGACCTGTGTCCGCTCGTTCGCCCGATCGTAGGTGAGACCGTTGAACGCGGCGTCGGTGGCGTACTGCTCGACGGCCGTCTGGGCCGCCGTCCGGTATCGGTCCGGCAGGGACGCGTAGTCGGGAGTGACGCCGTTTGCTTCCAGCGCGCGAAAGAGCGCCGCGGCGACCTCCCGGGCCATGTTGCCGAGCCCCTCCGGACCGCCGACGGCGCGGTGATCGTGTTCGTGCACGCCGAGATCGACCTGCGCCGAGTTGTCGAACCCGGCCGACTGGAAGGCGTCTCCGAGTGTGCCGACTTCGAGACCCCATCCGCGCGGCGGTCGCAGCTCCCGGACGAGCTCGCTCGTTGCGGCGAACTCCCCTGCGAGGGCATACCGGAACGCCCCGAAATACTCGAGGATAGACGCGTCGTGGGATTCAGCGAGCGCTCGAACCAGTGGCACGTAAAAGAGCCGGAAGAGCCGACCGTACAGCCGGTCGTTCTCGACGCGGGCGTAGTACGCCTTGGTGAAGTCATAGCCCTGTGCGAGCGGGAAGAGCAGGCGGGGGACGTGCGTGGGTGCGTAGTTCTCCGCGTCGGCGTCGTGGACGACGACGTACTCGGCGCGCTCGGCAGCGACCCCCAGCGCGAGCCAGACGTCCCGGCCCTTCCCGTCAGATCCGTCCAGGCCGGCTTCCGTCAGGGCAGAGGCGACAGCAGGCGCACTACACCAGAGGGTTTCCAGCGGGAGATCGAACGAGGACAGCCACTGCGCGACCGCAGCAACCCGGTCGGGGTCGGCACGGAGCGCAACGATCACCCGCTTGGGGTCGACAGCTTCCAGCGTCGAGAAGACACGTTCGGCGGCCAGGCTGGCGCGATCGCGAGCCATCATCGGGACGACGACCGCGGAGCGATCAGCCGGGGCCGAAGGTGTGGCACCATCGAAGTCGTGGAGGGTGGCGATCCGTTCCTGGACGTACTCCATTCATGACCCATGGGGGCGGGAGATCAAAAAAGGGACCGACAGCCGCCGGTTTCGCCGGGTCACCCGCCACCGGGCGCGAGCGCGGGCTTTTTGTCACATGGTCGCATACGACTTCGTATGGAATCTGTCAGGAAGGGGCTGCGATCCGGGGATCTGGAGAAGGACACCTACGAGCGGTTACAGTGTGTCGAATGTGAGGAGGAGTTGACGACGGAAAACGACCCGGAGGAAGTCGGGTCGGTCCGGGTCTGTCCGGGGTGTGGTCGCGAGTGGAAACAAGTGGGCTGAGCCGGCCACCACCCGTTCGAAGAGTGAGCCGCGGCCGCTGAGACGGCTGTTCATTGACGGACGATCGTATCACTGCCGATCACCGGTCATCGCCTCGAACAGCCGTTCGTGGAGGTCCGCGCGCGTCACGCCCTCGCCCGGCCCGAGGCCGTTCATGTGTTCGACGCTAACCTGGCCCCCGCCCATGCGGGCGTGTCCACCGGCCTCGGCCATCGGGATGTCCTCGACGGCGGCCTGGAGGGCTTTGCCCATATGAACACGGTCGTCCCGGGACCGCCCGGAGAGATGGAGTGTGTCCTCGACGTCCCCCAGGACGACGATGGCCGTCACGCCTTCGAGTCGGAGGAGTTCGTCGGCCGCCTGTGGGATGGCATCGACGTTCGAGAGCGTCCCGACGTCGCTGCAGGCGAAGGCACCCCGGACATCCCGTTCGGTGATCGCCCGCGCTTTCACGTCGAGAACTTCGGTATCGACCTCCGGGTTGGCGATGCGATCGAGCAACTCCTCGTCGATCCCCGGATAGAGATACGATGCAGCGACGAACTCGGCCGGAGAACACCCTGTCGTGAGGTGATTGGTGTCAGCTTGAATGCCGTAGAGCAACCCCGTCGCGACGGGCGGCGAGAGCGTGCATGCACCCTCGGTCCCGTCGGAATCGGTGGATCCCGGCTCGATCCCCTGCTCTTCGAAGTACTCGGCGACGATCGTCGCGCACGCGCCGTACTCGGTTCGGACGTCAGTGAGCGCCGTTCCGTTTCCGTCACCGGGATGATGGTCGATAACGGCGACGGGTGAGATCCCGTCTGCGCCGGGGAATCCGCGCGCTTCGTTGTGGTCGACGAGGACGACCGCGTCGGCGTCGATGTCCCCCGCCGTCTCGATCTGTTCGAGATCGAGATCGAGGACCGTTTCGAACGCACGGTTCTCCTGATGGCGGATCTGGCCGGCGTGCTGGAGAGCCGGTTCGGTATCGACGGCCGCCGCGAGTTCGGCGACGCCCTGGGCGGCCGCCATCGCGTCCGGATCGGGGTTCGGATGCATCAGGACGCTCACCCGATCGTGGTCCGCCAGGATCCGGCGGAGGCGTTGGCCAGGCGTTCGCCGCTGTCGACGGACGAAGAAGGCAAGACCGATGAGCACGACAAGGACGACCACGACCGCGGCGACGGCGAGCAACGGCTCCGCGGTGACGCGATCGAGTGCGTCTCTCAAACCCGCCTGTGCGACAGTACCGCCGACAGCGGGGCCCGGGACCGACATAGAGATGATTGTCTCGCCGATCTGTTAAGAAGGTTCGGCAACCACACCCACCAATATTTTGATTCGAGTTAAAACAAATGCACCCACGCGATCGTGCCAGAGAAAGCGAATACACCCACGCGATCATCCCAAACGTGGGGCCGAGCAGCGGAGGGGCCTCGTTGCAGTCCGAGAGAACCCCTCTCAGGGAGACAGCGTCACGGGTCCGTCTCGTCCGTCCGAAAGCGATCGATCGCAGCTCGATATCCCGCACGATAGGTCGGGAACGCGAACTCATAGCCGTACTCGCGAAGGCGCTCGTTGCTGACGCGCTTGGTCGCCCGGATCCGCCGACGGGTGGACGTACTGTCGACGTCGGCGAGTCGCTGCTCGACCGTCTGTTTCGGCGGAAATTCGACGCCAGCCTGCTCGGCCAGCCAGTCGGCGAAGCCCCACTTCTCGACCGGTTCGTCGTCGACGAGGTTGACGATCGCGCCGCGGCCGCGATCACGTTCGAGCAGGAACCGGACCGCACCGGCGGCATCGTCACGATGAACCATGTTGAGCACGCCGGCCGTGACGGGACCGTCGAGATAGCGTTGCAGGCGGTAGCGATCGGGGCCGTACAAGCCGGCGAACCGGGCGACCGTCCCGTCGACGCCGGCCGGCGGGCGGTCACGGGCGAGTCGTTCGGCCTCGGCCAAGATCTCGGTCCGCTCGTCGCCGGGGTCGATGGCGGTCTCCTCGTCGACCCACTCCCCATCGTGGTCGCCGTAGACGCCCGTACTCGACGTGTAGACGAACCGATCGGGAGGGCTATCGCGGTCGGCGAAGTGATCGATCGCCGTCCGGAGCCCTTCGACGTAGGTCTCCCGAGCAGCGTCGGCGTCCCGCCCGCCGGCACTCGCGGCGAAGACGATCCACTCGACGTCCGGGACAGATGCCAGGGAGTCACCGTCCGTCACGTCGGCGCGGACGGGGTCGGCCCCCGCTGCTTCGACCGCCGCCAGCCCCGACTTGGAACGACGAACCCCGACGACGTGATGGCCGGCGTCGCCGAGTTGGCGGGCGAGTTCACACCCGACGTAGCCACACCCCAGAACGGCGACGCGAGTCACAGCTTCCCCGCGACGAACGCACGGATCTCGGCGTATTCGGCGAGCGTCATCGGGTGTCGCCCCTCCATCTTTGCCTGGAGTTCCTTCGGCGTCGCGTCGCTATCGAGCCCCTGGGCGAGCGCATCGACGTCCAGCACTGCACTCGACAGTTCGAGCAACAGCCGATCGCGCGCCTCGGCGGCGATGGCGTCGGCGTCACGATCGGCCGAGAGGGCGAACACGTCCGCCGCCTCCGTGAGTGTGAGTGCTGGCGATTCCGCGTCGGCGAGTCCACGGACCGTCTCAGCGTCGAGTGACGTGCCCTCGACGACGGCGTCTTCACTCACCGTTTCGACGACGTCGGCAAGCTCGTCCTCGTAGACACGACGGAGCGTCGTGGCGTCGTGATCCTCAGCGTCCACAGCTGCAAGCATACCCCTCCTATGTCCGGGCCCTACAAGGGGGCGTCGCCACCGGCGATCCTGTTGCCGGACGATGACCGGGGCAGAACCACCGCCGAACTGTCACAAGGTTTGAATAGGCAGTACGCTAACCCCTGGGTATGAAGGTCGTCCTGATTGGTCTCGGCCAAGCCGGGGGAAAACTCACCCAGGCACTGGCTTCGTACGATTACGAGATGGGATTCGACGCGATCCGGGACGCACTCGCGGTCAACACCGCCGAGGCGGACCTCCAGCCGCTCGATATCGACACGATGTTGATCGGCCAGGATCGGGTCAAGGGCCACGGGGTCGGCGGCGACAACGAACTCGGCGCGGAGATCATGCAGAGTGCAGCCACCGAGGTACTCGACGGGCTCGACGGCCGGATCACCTCCCAGGCCGAGGGTATCTTCGTCGTCGCCGGACTGGGCGGCGGGACCGGCAGCGGCGGCGCGCCCGTCCTGGCGAAGGAACTCAAGCGGATCTACGACGTCCCGGTGTACGTCCTCGGCATCCTCCCCGGTCGCAGCGAGGGGTCGATCTATCAGGCCAACGCCGGCCGATCGCTCAAGACGGTCGCCCGCGAGGCCGACGCGACGCTGCTGATCGACAACGACGCCTGGCAGAGCGCCGACGAAAGCGTCGAGGAGGGCTTCGAGACGATCAACCAGCAGATCGCCCAGCGGGTCGGGCTGTTGCTGGCGTCCGGGGAAGTGATCGACGGGGTTGGCGAGAGCGTCGTCGACTCCAGCGAAGTCATCAACACGCTCCGCCCGGGCGGGATTGCCGCCCTCGGCTACGCCAGCGCCAAAGCCAGCGAGGACAGCGCCGAGAATATCAATACGATCACGAGTCTGGCCCGCAACGCCCTCCTGACCGGGACCAGCCTCCCCAACGCCGTCAAAGCCGAAACGGCGCTGCTCGTTATTGCGGGCCAGCCGGAACGCATCTCCCGGAAGGGCGTCGAACGCGCCCGGAGCTGGCTCGAAGACGAGACCGGCAGCCTCGAAGTCCGTGGCGGTGACTTCCCGCTCGAGAGCGATCGACTCGCCGCGCTGGTGTTGCTCGGCGGCGTCGAGCGTTCGAACCGACTCCAGGCGTTTCTCGACCGGGCCGCCGAAGCCTACGAGCAAGCCACCGAACAGCAGGCCGAGCCGGCGGCGACGTTCCAGAACGACGAACTCGAAGACCTCTTCTGAAACAGGGGGCGCGTCGCTCTGACTTACTACGACTCCTCGGTGGGTTCAGGGTCGTCAGTGTCGTCACTCTCGGCGTCCGTCTCACTCTCGTCGATGTCGATGTCCGCGATGGCATCGGCGATCTCGTCGTCGTCGGCTCCGTCCTCGGGTTCGCTGGCCGGCGCGTCGGTCGCCTCGTCTCC contains:
- a CDS encoding MFS transporter: MNPLASIGREAKALWSEGRGPSLGAIAGTWGLLLGTRMIYPVLLPALRDDFGLSLSVAGLLVTILWLGSALGQLPSGILADRFSERSVMATGTLVAALGVTLVVAAPTAAVLFAATALVGVGQSLYPIARITILTDMYPDRIGSALGVTMATGDLGQTIVPPIAGTLAAAIAWQAGFGMMVPGLLVGSLALMLVLPSQTGSTDTGGTSDDNRLGELISDLREGDVLFLAFILFLYVLVWQSFTGFYPTYLTEEKPVSKPTASLLFSLFFAFGVVIKPAAGAAYDRIGPRRSLVAVLSGPVVGLGLLPFVDSLPALVVITALVSTMLGSGAITQSFLSEAFSDEARGTGLGIVRTSAATLGAAGPVLFGVIAERGYFDEGYFLLAGLMAVIVVLTLVFFEE
- a CDS encoding radical SAM protein: MTDPADLTVTIVDGYVDEPAHFGVPPYISTYPRYVAGALVDAGVPHESITYHTIDGLREENRRWQAVEEADLTVYVGGMTVPGNYVGGTPAEPDEVRRIAWTADGTSLMGGPVRFGVGDENEGASEPERDDLDFDFLAGADIEAAVFDLVENGLEGFDPRYRTMDESSRWAREGAFIVEQHPNHPDYLICEIETGRGCAYRCSFCTEPLYGDASFREPDAVVSEVDALSDHGVTNFRLGRQADILAYGGDGEAPNPDALRELYRGIRKVAPGLETLHLDNMNPITVVKWPEKAREGIRIIAEHNTPGDTAAFGVESADPAVQSDNNLNVTADEALEAVRIVNEEGGFRPGARSEATGSGRASGDSREPGGDRDNAPTFGDDAARGLPKLLPGINFVHGLKGETAETFEHNKRFLQRILDEGLMIRRVNIRQVMAFPGTEMDETGAEIAQDHKRQFQAYKREVRETIDNPMLQRVAPPGTILEDVHLEYHQDGKTFGRQLGTYPLLVGIPGERPLGKTIDVAITDHGYRSVTGVPHPLDLNAASMDELQALPGIGSQTAGNIIVGRPYDSTPDIEGVDFEAFTTIGRESPS
- a CDS encoding Hsp20/alpha crystallin family protein — protein: MNQLREFTEEIGETVIESVGRAVSKAQERTPLLVDLLESDDAYLAVFDAPDATTSDVQVQLSGRTVEVRLDRFREPREGFEMRFPGRGLTLDGHVTLPPDAAIDGEGATATLQENGTLQVRIPKRDGGTTVAVTDENEHDEPEAPTSEIETDSENGGDSESEGDGDGEGDGDSEGDSGSESEDGGDSDGDGDAETEA
- a CDS encoding NUDIX hydrolase yields the protein MDLGPVAAHDPASVTAPREAAVLVGIVERPAGTHLLFTRRADHLEDHPGQMSFPGGGSEPVDADLSETALREAREEVGLEPSEATIVGRLDDIRTVSEYSIRPFVGHVPDRSYEPNDGEVAEIAVLSVDALTDPANYETECRDHPDHGSVQLHYFHVGDYTVWGATARILTQLLELSTEWRVPRTLDCQPETNPPA
- a CDS encoding DUF7109 family protein — its product is MDLSADDLAGVVDLFGALPPATLRAALAELAFKRGADRPPAEFEPAVESAIESYHLLRLPGDPPLLVAGPVAFPTLPEGARDLPHILDVPERSIDPERRGTAAEKRFRSDASQAVASNDHDRIETLLDVSYELEAWAPVDLAETRDRLDDALEGNNHD
- a CDS encoding glycosyltransferase family protein, with protein sequence MEYVQERIATLHDFDGATPSAPADRSAVVVPMMARDRASLAAERVFSTLEAVDPKRVIVALRADPDRVAAVAQWLSSFDLPLETLWCSAPAVASALTEAGLDGSDGKGRDVWLALGVAAERAEYVVVHDADAENYAPTHVPRLLFPLAQGYDFTKAYYARVENDRLYGRLFRLFYVPLVRALAESHDASILEYFGAFRYALAGEFAATSELVRELRPPRGWGLEVGTLGDAFQSAGFDNSAQVDLGVHEHDHRAVGGPEGLGNMAREVAAALFRALEANGVTPDYASLPDRYRTAAQTAVEQYATDAAFNGLTYDRANERTQVDEYARSIEPPGEDDRLPAWARTSLDPAQIATLATESLAEHRT
- a CDS encoding HVO_0758 family zinc finger protein, whose product is MESVRKGLRSGDLEKDTYERLQCVECEEELTTENDPEEVGSVRVCPGCGREWKQVG
- a CDS encoding DHH family phosphoesterase, yielding MSVPGPAVGGTVAQAGLRDALDRVTAEPLLAVAAVVVVLVVLIGLAFFVRRQRRTPGQRLRRILADHDRVSVLMHPNPDPDAMAAAQGVAELAAAVDTEPALQHAGQIRHQENRAFETVLDLDLEQIETAGDIDADAVVLVDHNEARGFPGADGISPVAVIDHHPGDGNGTALTDVRTEYGACATIVAEYFEEQGIEPGSTDSDGTEGACTLSPPVATGLLYGIQADTNHLTTGCSPAEFVAASYLYPGIDEELLDRIANPEVDTEVLDVKARAITERDVRGAFACSDVGTLSNVDAIPQAADELLRLEGVTAIVVLGDVEDTLHLSGRSRDDRVHMGKALQAAVEDIPMAEAGGHARMGGGQVSVEHMNGLGPGEGVTRADLHERLFEAMTGDRQ
- a CDS encoding SDR family oxidoreductase codes for the protein MTRVAVLGCGYVGCELARQLGDAGHHVVGVRRSKSGLAAVEAAGADPVRADVTDGDSLASVPDVEWIVFAASAGGRDADAARETYVEGLRTAIDHFADRDSPPDRFVYTSSTGVYGDHDGEWVDEETAIDPGDERTEILAEAERLARDRPPAGVDGTVARFAGLYGPDRYRLQRYLDGPVTAGVLNMVHRDDAAGAVRFLLERDRGRGAIVNLVDDEPVEKWGFADWLAEQAGVEFPPKQTVEQRLADVDSTSTRRRIRATKRVSNERLREYGYEFAFPTYRAGYRAAIDRFRTDETDP
- a CDS encoding DUF5791 family protein, whose protein sequence is MLAAVDAEDHDATTLRRVYEDELADVVETVSEDAVVEGTSLDAETVRGLADAESPALTLTEAADVFALSADRDADAIAAEARDRLLLELSSAVLDVDALAQGLDSDATPKELQAKMEGRHPMTLAEYAEIRAFVAGKL
- a CDS encoding tubulin/FtsZ family protein, with the protein product MKVVLIGLGQAGGKLTQALASYDYEMGFDAIRDALAVNTAEADLQPLDIDTMLIGQDRVKGHGVGGDNELGAEIMQSAATEVLDGLDGRITSQAEGIFVVAGLGGGTGSGGAPVLAKELKRIYDVPVYVLGILPGRSEGSIYQANAGRSLKTVAREADATLLIDNDAWQSADESVEEGFETINQQIAQRVGLLLASGEVIDGVGESVVDSSEVINTLRPGGIAALGYASAKASEDSAENINTITSLARNALLTGTSLPNAVKAETALLVIAGQPERISRKGVERARSWLEDETGSLEVRGGDFPLESDRLAALVLLGGVERSNRLQAFLDRAAEAYEQATEQQAEPAATFQNDELEDLF